A stretch of the Sinorhizobium alkalisoli genome encodes the following:
- a CDS encoding MurR/RpiR family transcriptional regulator, which yields MAIRDRLTDGAITFTRSELKIVRQLLSNYPAAGLNTVAHLASSAGVSNPTVVRFANKLGFEGYPEFQQALLGEVQERMSSPLTMLDERRPSPEQENFYQHFLRASVHALESSMQMLPSEDFEAAVMAAADPSARIHCLGGRFSGFLAGLLWSHMKQLRGDTRWINGSRADQVDHLVDLGKRDVLFVYDYRRYQNDTIRFARQASVQGARIVLFTDRWLSPIADFADVTLTVPVDTVSPYDTMVPAVAQTEALVAALTGRLAGKSRARIEKMEELRRSHAITEDALNRPPKKSDDFQLVGKEIESLGEIE from the coding sequence GTGGCGATCCGGGATCGGTTGACGGACGGAGCAATCACCTTCACGCGGTCGGAGTTGAAGATCGTGCGGCAGCTCCTGTCGAATTATCCGGCGGCGGGGCTGAACACCGTCGCGCATCTTGCGTCGTCTGCCGGCGTCAGCAATCCGACCGTCGTGCGTTTCGCCAACAAGCTCGGCTTCGAGGGTTATCCCGAATTCCAGCAGGCGCTGCTCGGCGAAGTGCAGGAGCGCATGAGTTCGCCGCTCACGATGCTGGACGAGCGTCGGCCCTCGCCGGAGCAGGAGAATTTCTATCAGCATTTCTTGCGCGCCAGCGTGCACGCGCTCGAATCCTCGATGCAGATGCTGCCGTCGGAGGATTTCGAGGCGGCCGTCATGGCCGCGGCCGACCCGAGCGCCCGCATTCATTGTCTTGGCGGCCGCTTCAGCGGCTTTCTCGCCGGGCTGCTCTGGTCGCATATGAAGCAGTTGCGTGGCGATACCCGCTGGATCAACGGCAGCCGCGCGGACCAGGTCGACCACCTCGTCGATCTCGGCAAGCGCGACGTGCTCTTCGTCTACGATTATCGCCGTTACCAGAACGACACGATCCGGTTCGCGCGGCAGGCATCGGTGCAGGGCGCGCGCATCGTGCTCTTCACCGACCGCTGGTTATCCCCGATCGCCGATTTCGCCGATGTCACGTTGACGGTGCCGGTCGATACCGTTTCGCCCTACGACACGATGGTGCCGGCGGTCGCCCAGACGGAAGCGCTGGTCGCGGCGCTGACCGGGCGCCTCGCCGGCAAGTCGCGCGCCCGCATCGAAAAGATGGAAGAGCTCAGACGCAGCCACGCCATCACCGAAGACGCCCTCAACCGCCCGCCGAAGAAGAGCGATGATTTTCAGCTGGTGGGTAAGGAAATTGAAAGCTTGGGAGAAATCGAATGA